The genomic stretch ATGTGAATGAACTGAAGGAGGAAGTTCAAGAAGCAAGAAGAGTGAAAATGCTGCATTGCCCAAGCAAGGTAAAATCTAAATGCTTACTGCACCACACTACAGTTGAAACTGCAAGCTGTATTTTTCCACATCTGGTGCATTTCCTTGATTACGTATGGATTTTATAGAGTACCAAATATATTTCAAGTCTCTGAATATGTGTCTAGGCAATGGACATCGAAAACGAGATTCAAGTTCTACGTGATCAACTTGCTGAAAAATCCTCAGATTATGTTCACCTTTTGAAAGAGGTATGCATTTTAAATCCATTTAAATCAAACTGCTCATATTATTCTGCGTGTGTTTAGCAAACTTGTGGAGTTCAGTTGTCTTACTTTTCAAATTTCACTTTAATGCTGTTAACTGATTTCTAGTTATGCTTTCATATCAGTTGGAGCTACACCAACTATTTGGAGAAAATGATATGCCCTCGTATGAGTTACAAGGTCTTGAAACCTTAGGTTCAATGTTGCACATAGTCGCTCGGGACAATGCATCTGTAGATTTTTCAAATGGTTCAATCCAGTGGTTTCGCATACAACCTGAAGGAAGCAAGAAAGAAATCATTTCAGGTTGAACTATTCTCATCCTACAAAATATTTTATAATCTAGACATCATGATTTTTCACACTTGTTGCTGCTTAAACATTTAGGTGCTACAAAGCCAGTGTATGCTCCAGAACCACATGATGTTGGGCGGTACATTCAAGCTGAAATCACATTTGGTGGTCAAATCTCAATCGCAAAGACTGCTGGTCCAGTAGACCCTGGTACGTTTTCCTGGTGGGTTATGTAACATATTTAGCTGCTTTCATAATTGTGACTTTGGTAACATTATTTCTGTTAAGCAGCTGCAGGATTGGCTGATTATGTGGAGGCTCTTATAAGGAATCCTGAAACCGAGTATAATGTACGGTTGGGCATTCCTTGTCCTTTTTTTGGTACCATGTTTTAATCTGTATTAAAGCGTGGTTGAAAAGAATGCAAAAAATGCGACGCCATCATGTATTTACTTACCATTTTGTCCCTCATGGTGTAGGTCGTTGTTCTTCAAGTGAATGGAGTTGCTCAGCCTGCAGATTCTCTTCACGTTCTTTGCATTGGGAGACTGCGGATGAGACTCGCTAAAGGAGCATCGGTTGTTGCAAAGGAATTCTATTCCTCGTCATTGCAGGTATTCCGTAGGAACCACTTTCAGCACTTGAAGTGTACAGAGGAGATTGCTTCCGGATCACTCACCGTAGGTAGCTGGTGTTCTGAAGCACAGGCCATTGTACTATCTAATTTATACCATCTGTTTTCAGCTGTGTGGTGTTAGAGGCGGCGGAGATGCTGCCCCGCAAGCTATCTTTTGGCAACCCAGAAAGGAGCTCAGCTTTGTGCTGGGCTTCGAAACAACCAGAGAACGCAACTCAGCACTCATGCTCGCCCGGAGATTCGCTATGGATTGCAATGTAAGTGGCCGAGCTCATTGTGAATCGGAGAGATTGCCGGATCCCTGACCAATTTTGCTGGCTGAATATTCGCAGATCATCCTTGCTGGCCCAGGGGACAAAACTCCGTGGTAACGAGCAGCCCGCTCTGAAAGCATGACAGCTTCCCGGAATGTACATCGTGCACATGCAGTAGTTAGATATCTGATCTGATCTCTGAGGAGTTGAATTCAGTTTAGCAGCATAGTTAGTGCCTGGCATTGGCAGCAACCGATTGATTTCAGTTTAGCCACTAGTTGTATTGTACTTGCAGGCTCCAGCGCTGTGTATTTCTGCTCCCTGAACTCCTAGTACCCATAAATCTTGATGTGCCTGTGTTTGTTTGCCTGATCTCCCCAACGGGGAAGCTTAAATTTTGCCATCATCCTGCCGGTACGGGCCGTGTGCCTCCCGGGCTCCCGGCGCGAAGCCGAAGTAGGCCGGGTCGGACTTGGCTCAGCGTCGTGGAAGTGTACGTGGATGAGGCGGCTCCTGGCAAGGTGACCTTCAAGACGGGCACCGGGCCGTCTGATTCATTTGATGCAGCCGCGTTTGAGCTCGGAATGTGAGGTGGATGCTTGTGCTGCCTGATGTATCCCACTCGCATGCAGGGTTTTCATTCCTCGCCGGTTGTTGCCGAGAAACCAGATTTCTTAGTTTACCTGTAAAAAATCAAATCAGTTGAAAATTTTCGACGAATTCAAATTATGAGggcacatatataaataaaggTTATATGACCTAATTAACTAAATTAGGCTCCTACTGAGATCTTTTTCTTGTCAGGAATTGAATTGTGTTTGACTACACACATCTTGAAATGACAATTGTTTGAAGACGTACTACTCCATCAGTTACTAGGAGTATAACAACATCGGAGAACTTTAGGACAAACTAAACCGGAAAACATGTCTTTCATCCTTTAAAGTCCAAGTCGCGCAAGCTCTTTATTGGCGCAGTTAGTGGCTGGGGCCGCCCCTGTTTGGCCAGCTCATGATTTGATTAGAGCAATCAATGTCAAGGGGCTCAGTCCCACCTACGATTGGCCAGCTCTTAATTTGACACCTACAGGTCCTTCTATTTTGGGACAAAATTTAAATGTCAGAAGGCCTTATATTTAGGCATTCAGGGACGGAGGCctatatatagacacacacgcacacacataCATATAGTAACTTTTAACACATATTATTAGTGGAACCGTATTAGATTTGAATAGCATGCTATAGATAGACCATTAGAGATGTTATCTGTTGTGCTACCACCTATTGTTGACATGGATAAATCCTATAGATAGCAGGCTATCTATTGATTGTACTACCTATTGTTCGTCATATGGAAACGCTCTAATATATGTGAATGCAAAGACATGATTAATGCAAACTCAGACAGGTTGAGCAACGAGGATAGGTATGCAGCAACCGATGCGAAAAAAAGAGTGTTTGTATTGTCCAATTCATATTATTTGTTGAAACAACATTTATATTGTTGATTATtaacccccccaccccccctaATTCACAATACCTGTTATTTGGCCTctcctctttatcttcataataCATGCTATTATTTTAACTTTGCAAGTTTGAtccacttttttttcttcaaaatcttACCCTACTTAAATGTATTCCTCTTCACTGCTAGCATGGGAGAGAGGGAATGTGTGCTTTAATTATGGCGACAATGGCGTCATATACATGTGCACGCTTTAGACATGGAGATATAAAGAGAGGATCAGATCTAGGCCAAACAAAATAATGCAATGCAACAAGTATTATGAGTGAGAGAATATTTAATTTGTTTGGTTGTGCGTCAACTGCAAGCCCACGTCTCTAGGTCATCACTTCCATAACGCGCACCACCAGCTACTACCTGCCAACGCCACAGAAATAGAATGCGCCACCCTACCTGAGCCTCTCCAGCAGGGTCAGTTCGTTCCCTCTCGACGACGCGTCTCGAATTGGCTAACCCATGCCGAGGACAACGACCGGACTGGCGGCAGAGAAAACAACGTTTGAGGATGACACCGAAACAAATGAACACGTACTTCGGTAAATTATTTGCTCTCACTGGTTTCcttttttgaaatatttttttatatatatatcattGCAAATCTAGCGGCGGCGCTAGCTGGTGCCATTCTCTgttgttgagacttgagagttcCTCCTTTCGTTGCTCCAGCAAGCAAATCTAGCTAGAGGATCTCATGGGAGTACGGAGGATGATATTGACAGCTAGAGAATGTGTATTTgtttttcgagaatacgcaggagagttgcgtatctttatattaagaagGAAAGAAAGTTCAAAATAGAGGGAGAGAGTGTACGCAAATGGAGTAGAAGGGAAAGTGGGCAGAGCCGCAGAGGCGAGTGAGCTCAGCTGCTGAAAGCCGTAAGGGAACAATGTCAACAGTGAGGCAACTTAGCTTGGTCCATGTGCAGATGTATCTCGTGTGTTGCCTGTTGGAAGAAGGAGAAACTTATCATAGGTGAATAGACTGGTGTACATTGAAGGTGTTGTCGGTGCAGATAAAAAAGGCAAGTGGAAAAACAGATCACATAGGTGAAGTTAAAGGAGCACTTGCTCTGGCAGCTGACTCGGCGTCATTGGAGAAAATTGAAGGGGAGGCGCGCATGTCTCGGCGTCTACATAGTGAAATTTTTCTCATTGCTTGGCATCTTGGCGGATTTTTCATGTGCGCTTAATCGGAGGCTCAAGGTCATCTTCAAGACGGGCATTTTTTCCTCATTGCTTGGCATCTTGGCGGATTTTTCATATGTGCTTAATCGGAGACTCAAGGTCATCTTCAAGACGTACGGGCAAGGAAATGACGAGATCGAAACAAGACAATGACAATTGCCAAGGTAACTAGGTAAGGATAACATCACCTTCTCGTAGTAAAGGAGATAGCAACGATATATACAATGACAAGGTTCCGCGAGTACACTACTATATATACACCCAAGGagtagagcatcagtgcacagtcccaagcaaagcaaagcaaagcatagCAAGAAATGGCCGGCTCCGACAGCGTCCGCCGGATGCCATCCCTGCCGTGGACGGTGAGCATCCAAACGGCCGCTTACGCAATCGCGCACCGCCTGGACGGCAGCATCCGGCGCTCCCTCTTCTCCATCGGCGACCTCAAGAAGGCTCCACGCCCCAACGCCTCGGAGGTCCGTTCCGCCGACATCACCATCGACGCCTCCCGCGGCATCTCGGCGCGCGTGTTCTCCCCCTCGACGGCCGCCGGAGACACCACCCCGCtccccgtcgtcgtcttcttccacGGCGGCGGGTTCGCGCTCTTCTCCGCCGCGTCCCGCCCCTACGACACGCtctgccgccgcctctgccgcgGGGTGGGCGCCGTCGTCGTGTCCGTCAACTACCGCCTCGTCCCCGAGCACCGCTTCCCGGCGGCCTACGAAGACGGCGTCGCCGCGCTCCAATACCTCGACGGCATTGCCGTTCCGGCCGACCTGGCACCGGTCCCCGTCGACCTCTCCAGCTGCTTCCTCGCCGGCGACAGCTCGGGCGGCAACATGGTTCACCACGTGGCCCAGCGCTGGGCGGCCATGTCGGCGGCGTCGCCTccactccgcctccgccttgCCGGCGCCATCATGATCCAGCCATTCTtcggcggggaggagcggacGGCAGCCGAGATGATCTTCGACAAGGCCTGCCGCATACTGACGATCGCGCGGGCGGATCACTACTGGCGGGAGTTCCTGCCGGAGGGCGCGACGCGGGACCACCCGGCGGCGCGCGTGTGCGGTGACGGCGTCGAGATCGCCGAGGCGTTCCCGCCGGCGATGGTGGTGGTCGGTGGGTTCGACCTGCTCAAGGACTGGCACACGAGGTACGTGGAGACGCTGCGCCGGAAGGGGAAGGTGGTGAGCGTGGTCGAGTACCCGGACGCCTTCCACGGCTTCTACGCGTTCCCGGAGCTCGCCGATTCTCGCAAGTTCGTCGAGGACATGAGGCTCTTCGTCGACGAGCATAGGTCCAAGCGATCATTGCTAGTTTAGATCATCGTCGCGCCGTATGGAGCATGGCAGCATGCAGGGAGATTTACGTGGAATATAATGGTCCACGTGAAATCCATGCAATATCATCGTACTGTACTAGGGCCCACGGGTTGCCTTTATGGCTGTGCACTGTGCTCTCCTCGTATGATCCATTCCTCCGTTggttaaaaataataaaatcctCGTACTATATTTATATAAACCCATCTATTCTTATTTTTTAAACACGCGTGACAGAATAATTCCATACcttaggctaatcccagtgggggtttcatagaggtttcatgcacattaaaaaGGGTGACACattagcatatgtgatgacatggcatggtagttatgaagtgagagagggaagaagtttcatcaggatgaaactgtgtatacactgtttccaaaactatgaaacctattgaaacttgcatttggggctatagagtttcatttcatctaaccatatccaatcacatgcctcacaattaaatgttatgggcatcctatgaaatcgtgaaatgaaattgtgcactgggactccccgtttcattcatgagaatacacctcatgggataATGTGGCATCCTTgaaaacagtgcaatgaaaccttgcactgggactagccttaTTACGCCAGTAACCAACCTCAATACATAGATTTATGGCACAGTTACCAAGACTGCTTGCTTAgtttcatggtgatgaaactTATCTCATATATAATGAAACtttctcccctctctcctcgtAATAACCTTACCACGTCAGCAAAATTACCGATGTGGTATGTTATTTAATAGTCATGAAACTTTTGATGCAATCTCCATTGAGACCGGCCCTATTAAGTCCACGGTGTAAAACCAGATCTAATGATAGATTTCTCGCTGAACTTAAACGAGCGAAGACTAGACCAACGGTGGTAAAAGGCTGGGCGGGGCGCCTGATGAGGTTCACCGGTTGAACGTTGCCAGCACGGGGGAGGCATTATATGACTCCTCAGCGAGGCCGAGTTAGAACAGTGGGAATGGTGATCGGACCCAATTCCTGATTGGAAACGGGACGATAGAGCATCAAAGCTAGTGGGCTACGGCTGGTACGGCATGTCCATCAGCGGGTAGACATAATTCAATAAACACAATAAGG from Setaria italica strain Yugu1 chromosome II, Setaria_italica_v2.0, whole genome shotgun sequence encodes the following:
- the LOC101770092 gene encoding stomatal closure-related actin-binding protein 1, whose protein sequence is MTRASTIDFGRKKLGDLFGSGPLRPANIIRNKFPTFKNGSNGIIIKLADSPEMPSLKDAVAKETTDLLDKHQRLSVRELTMKFEKGFNTATLLSNEVKWRHAALLERDILLKNLKNVLESLRSRVAGKNRDEIEESLSMVDILAVQLSKREDELLRQKTEVTKIAASLKLASEDAKRIVDEERANARVEMESAKGSAQRVQLAIEEEENVSQRTRKQDVNELKEEVQEARRVKMLHCPSKAMDIENEIQVLRDQLAEKSSDYVHLLKELELHQLFGENDMPSYELQGLETLGSMLHIVARDNASVDFSNGSIQWFRIQPEGSKKEIISGATKPVYAPEPHDVGRYIQAEITFGGQISIAKTAGPVDPAAGLADYVEALIRNPETEYNVVVLQVNGVAQPADSLHVLCIGRLRMRLAKGASVVAKEFYSSSLQLCGVRGGGDAAPQAIFWQPRKELSFVLGFETTRERNSALMLARRFAMDCNIILAGPGDKTPW
- the LOC101770786 gene encoding probable carboxylesterase 18, with amino-acid sequence MAGSDSVRRMPSLPWTVSIQTAAYAIAHRLDGSIRRSLFSIGDLKKAPRPNASEVRSADITIDASRGISARVFSPSTAAGDTTPLPVVVFFHGGGFALFSAASRPYDTLCRRLCRGVGAVVVSVNYRLVPEHRFPAAYEDGVAALQYLDGIAVPADLAPVPVDLSSCFLAGDSSGGNMVHHVAQRWAAMSAASPPLRLRLAGAIMIQPFFGGEERTAAEMIFDKACRILTIARADHYWREFLPEGATRDHPAARVCGDGVEIAEAFPPAMVVVGGFDLLKDWHTRYVETLRRKGKVVSVVEYPDAFHGFYAFPELADSRKFVEDMRLFVDEHRSKRSLLV